A genome region from Streptomyces xanthophaeus includes the following:
- a CDS encoding LLM class flavin-dependent oxidoreductase → MKLSVLDQSVIPEGSTPATALRNSIELARLADRLGYHRYWLAEHHATPSFAGPAPEVMAARIAGETTGIRVGSGGVLLPHYSPLKVAEVFRVLGALSPGRIDLGVGRGTGAGSIEAHALSPGVGGNDDGDFPGKLAELLAFLHGGFPEDHPYHRIQLMPSGAGSPEVWLLVASPSSATLAARLGLPISIAHFGRPQATRATVEAYRSHFRGSEGARPRVQIGVGVYCAPTQEEAEWVFASQRLFRLRMGRGLLLPLPAPEAALAALRGEVEPLATEVAEWPRCIVGDPDHVRSTLTSMAGELGADEFMVLSTIHSPEQRMRSYSLLAKAFELSMREPVLA, encoded by the coding sequence ATGAAGCTGTCCGTACTCGACCAGTCGGTCATCCCCGAGGGCTCGACCCCGGCGACCGCCTTGCGCAACTCCATCGAACTGGCCCGCCTCGCCGACCGGTTGGGGTATCACCGCTACTGGCTCGCCGAGCACCACGCGACCCCGTCGTTCGCCGGACCCGCCCCCGAGGTCATGGCCGCGCGCATCGCGGGCGAGACGACCGGCATCCGGGTGGGCTCCGGAGGGGTGCTCCTGCCGCACTACAGCCCGCTGAAGGTGGCCGAGGTGTTCCGGGTGCTCGGCGCGCTCTCGCCGGGCCGCATAGACCTCGGGGTGGGCCGCGGCACCGGTGCCGGCAGCATCGAGGCCCACGCGCTGTCCCCGGGCGTCGGAGGCAACGACGACGGGGACTTCCCCGGCAAGCTCGCCGAGCTCCTCGCCTTCCTGCACGGCGGCTTCCCCGAGGACCACCCCTACCACCGGATCCAGCTGATGCCGAGTGGAGCGGGCTCCCCCGAAGTGTGGCTCCTCGTCGCAAGCCCCTCCAGTGCGACCCTCGCCGCGCGGCTCGGACTGCCCATCTCCATCGCGCACTTCGGCCGCCCCCAGGCGACCCGGGCCACCGTGGAGGCCTACCGCTCCCACTTCCGCGGAAGCGAAGGGGCCCGGCCCCGCGTTCAGATCGGCGTCGGGGTGTACTGCGCCCCGACGCAGGAGGAGGCCGAGTGGGTCTTCGCCAGCCAGCGCCTGTTCCGGCTGAGGATGGGACGTGGGCTGCTGCTCCCGCTGCCCGCGCCCGAAGCCGCCCTCGCCGCGCTGCGGGGCGAGGTCGAACCGCTCGCGACCGAGGTCGCCGAATGGCCGCGCTGTATCGTCGGCGACCCGGACCACGTCCGGTCCACGCTCACCTCGATGGCCGGGGAACTGGGGGCCGACGAGTTCATGGTGCTCTCCACGATCCACTCGCCCGAACAGCGCATGCGCTCCTACTCCTTGCTGGCCAAGGCCTTCGAACTTTCGATGCGCGAGCCCGTGTTGGCTTGA
- a CDS encoding MDR family MFS transporter — MTHSSPEPSPETTATATATTAAGSGAKTEAPAPAQAPAEAALDATFLKMAGVLLLALLMALLDETIVNVGVKTLSGEFGSPLATIQWVTAGYLLAVAVATPFAGWAVDRFGGRTMWLVAVSVFVLGSLLSGIAWSAESLIAFRVVQGLGGGMIVPVVQTVLATTAGPSRVAKAMALISIPLTLGPILGPVVGGVLVDAVSWRWMFLINLPIGIVALFLALRTLPKESHGGRPDEPLDVLGLVLLSPGFAALVFGITTAAHTGDATSPKVLGALGLGVLLLLGYLVHALRTSTTPLIDVRLFANRGFTMAVVTMFFVGAVANTLLFLTPLYYQQSRGFGALHAGLLLIPSGVLGAAGAITSGKTAHKVTARLTSTVGMTVAALGTLVFTQAGPDTNSALLSVALGLTGFGIGLTAPGTMAFMYQAVGEASAPRATSALFIFNQIGGALGIAVVALTVQQRLGDSGGHPASAYAGTYVAVIVFALVAALAALWLPGAFRAAAPAPAPLAADGPEPVPSGA; from the coding sequence ATGACGCATTCCAGTCCCGAACCCTCTCCCGAAACCACGGCCACGGCCACGGCTACGACCGCGGCCGGGTCCGGAGCGAAGACCGAGGCCCCCGCGCCGGCCCAGGCGCCCGCCGAAGCCGCACTCGACGCCACGTTCCTCAAGATGGCCGGCGTCTTACTCCTCGCGCTGCTGATGGCCCTGCTCGACGAGACCATCGTCAACGTCGGCGTGAAGACCCTCAGTGGCGAGTTCGGCTCCCCGCTCGCGACCATCCAGTGGGTCACCGCGGGCTACCTGCTCGCCGTCGCCGTCGCGACCCCCTTCGCCGGCTGGGCCGTGGACCGGTTCGGCGGGCGCACGATGTGGCTCGTGGCGGTCTCCGTCTTCGTTCTCGGCTCGCTGCTGTCCGGAATCGCCTGGTCCGCGGAGTCCCTCATCGCCTTCCGCGTAGTCCAGGGCCTCGGCGGCGGCATGATCGTCCCCGTGGTGCAGACCGTCCTCGCCACCACGGCGGGACCGTCCCGCGTGGCCAAGGCCATGGCCCTCATCTCGATCCCGCTCACCCTCGGCCCGATCCTCGGGCCCGTGGTCGGCGGTGTCCTCGTGGACGCCGTCAGCTGGCGCTGGATGTTCCTGATCAACCTGCCGATCGGTATCGTCGCGCTCTTCCTCGCCCTGCGGACCCTGCCCAAGGAGAGCCACGGGGGCCGGCCCGACGAACCCCTCGACGTCCTCGGCCTCGTCCTGCTCTCGCCCGGCTTCGCCGCCCTCGTCTTCGGCATCACCACCGCCGCGCACACCGGTGACGCCACCTCCCCGAAGGTGCTGGGCGCCCTCGGCCTCGGCGTGCTGCTCCTGCTGGGCTACCTGGTCCACGCGCTGCGCACGTCCACGACCCCGCTGATCGACGTCCGGCTGTTCGCCAACCGGGGCTTCACGATGGCGGTCGTCACGATGTTCTTCGTCGGGGCCGTCGCCAACACCCTGCTCTTCCTCACCCCGCTCTACTACCAGCAGTCGCGCGGCTTCGGGGCCCTGCACGCGGGCCTGTTGCTCATCCCGTCCGGTGTGCTCGGCGCGGCCGGCGCCATCACCTCCGGCAAGACCGCCCACAAGGTCACCGCCCGCCTCACCTCGACCGTGGGCATGACGGTCGCCGCGCTCGGCACGCTCGTCTTCACCCAGGCCGGGCCCGACACCAACTCGGCGCTCCTGTCCGTGGCCCTCGGCCTCACCGGCTTCGGCATCGGCCTCACCGCGCCCGGCACGATGGCCTTCATGTACCAGGCGGTCGGAGAGGCGAGCGCTCCCCGGGCGACCAGCGCACTGTTCATCTTCAACCAGATCGGCGGCGCCCTCGGGATCGCCGTGGTCGCGCTCACCGTCCAGCAGCGGCTCGGGGACTCCGGCGGCCACCCCGCGTCCGCCTACGCGGGCACCTACGTCGCCGTGATCGTCTTCGCCCTCGTCGCCGCCCTCGCCGCCTTGTGGCTGCCCGGCGCCTTCCGCGCCGCCGCCCCCGCCCCGGCGCCCCTGGCGGCGGACGGCCCGGAGCCGGTGCCGAGCGGCGCCTGA
- a CDS encoding MarR family winged helix-turn-helix transcriptional regulator has product MTADTQAGRPEGFDQWRRLTLLVGQVNQQLDRLLTGEFQVSLPELMVLIELRHGHERGTRVQELSEAVGLDQSSMSRLVTRLETKGLTTRVSCEHDRRGVYCNLTPLGARRGEEAEARCREELTRLIDVASFDDRTASLVARLRYTGAGAIP; this is encoded by the coding sequence GTGACCGCTGACACTCAGGCCGGACGTCCTGAAGGGTTCGACCAGTGGCGTCGGCTGACACTCCTGGTCGGTCAGGTCAACCAGCAGCTCGACCGGCTCCTGACGGGCGAGTTCCAGGTGTCCCTGCCGGAGCTGATGGTCCTCATCGAGCTGCGGCACGGCCACGAGCGCGGCACCCGCGTCCAGGAACTCTCGGAGGCCGTGGGCCTCGACCAGTCGTCGATGAGCAGGCTCGTCACCCGCCTCGAAACCAAAGGCCTCACGACCCGGGTGAGCTGCGAACACGACCGGCGCGGCGTCTACTGCAACCTCACACCGCTCGGCGCCCGGCGCGGAGAGGAAGCCGAGGCCCGCTGCCGCGAGGAGCTCACCAGGCTCATCGACGTCGCGTCGTTCGACGACCGAACGGCCTCCCTCGTGGCCCGGCTGCGGTACACGGGCGCCGGCGCCATCCCCTGA